In Paenibacillus sp. 1781tsa1, one DNA window encodes the following:
- a CDS encoding DUF2164 domain-containing protein produces MNTLKLTKEQQDEAIRTIQSYFEEERGEELGDLAAWGVLDLFMTQLAPYIYNQALRDARTTVNQRMASMEEDLFALEQKLPKTSR; encoded by the coding sequence TTGAACACGCTTAAACTGACCAAAGAACAGCAGGATGAAGCCATTCGTACCATCCAGTCGTATTTCGAAGAGGAACGTGGCGAAGAACTGGGTGATCTGGCTGCTTGGGGTGTCCTCGACCTGTTCATGACACAGCTCGCTCCCTACATATATAATCAGGCACTCCGTGACGCCCGCACAACGGTCAATCAACGCATGGCATCGATGGAAGAAGACCTGTTTGCACTGGAACAAAAGTTACCCAAGACTTCCCGTTAA
- a CDS encoding GNAT family N-acetyltransferase, whose amino-acid sequence MFTYSLDEYTELRPLAMEHTKPLFELTDRSRDQLRHWLPWVDHVTEVEHTSNFITNALKQGAENGGFTAGVWLKGDLAGIIGFHEINWTNRSVSIGYWLGKGFEGQGLMTSACRVLVDYALVTLDLNRVEIRSATNNKRSRAIPERLGFVLEGVIRQAEKLPKGYVNHAVYGMLQHEWELLR is encoded by the coding sequence ATGTTTACCTATTCATTGGATGAATATACCGAACTTCGGCCACTGGCCATGGAACACACCAAACCGCTGTTCGAACTCACGGATCGTTCACGGGATCAACTGAGACATTGGTTACCGTGGGTAGATCATGTGACAGAAGTGGAACACACCTCGAACTTCATTACCAACGCGTTAAAACAAGGTGCCGAAAATGGTGGATTTACTGCTGGCGTGTGGTTAAAAGGGGATCTTGCCGGCATCATTGGTTTCCACGAGATTAACTGGACCAACCGCTCGGTGAGCATCGGATATTGGCTTGGCAAAGGTTTTGAGGGTCAGGGCTTGATGACAAGCGCTTGTCGCGTTCTGGTTGATTATGCACTGGTCACACTGGATCTGAATCGCGTGGAGATTCGCTCGGCAACAAACAACAAACGGAGTCGCGCTATCCCTGAAAGACTCGGATTTGTTCTCGAGGGTGTCATTCGTCAGGCAGAGAAACTGCCTAAAGGTTACGTGAACCATGCGGTGTACGGCATGCTTCAGCATGAATGGGAACTTTTGCGTTAA
- a CDS encoding SDR family oxidoreductase: MDMGLQGKKALVLASSRGLGKAVAAQLAAEGADVMLASRSEEKLAAVKQELLALGGGGRVEYCATDVTRKEDIEALIHKTAELFGHIDILVNNSGGPPSGSFESLTDEDWERAFELNVLSYVRLIRGALPYMKESGGHIVNIASTSVKQPIPGLVLSNTFRTGVFGLAKTLSQELAPYGILINTVAPGRIATDRIRELDAARAEQNGVSEDEVSEQFRKEIPLGRYGQPEEFAKAVVFLLSGANTYITGTSLIVDGGMVRAL, from the coding sequence ATGGACATGGGACTTCAAGGTAAAAAAGCGCTGGTGTTGGCTTCCAGTCGAGGGCTGGGCAAAGCGGTAGCCGCTCAATTGGCAGCAGAAGGTGCTGACGTCATGCTCGCCAGCCGAAGCGAAGAAAAGCTCGCAGCAGTGAAGCAGGAGCTTCTGGCGCTTGGTGGTGGCGGACGTGTGGAATATTGTGCAACCGATGTGACTCGCAAGGAAGACATTGAGGCTCTGATTCACAAGACAGCGGAGCTGTTTGGGCACATTGATATTCTGGTGAACAATTCGGGTGGCCCGCCATCGGGTTCATTTGAGTCACTGACGGATGAGGATTGGGAACGTGCATTTGAATTAAATGTACTCAGTTATGTAAGGCTGATTCGCGGTGCTCTTCCTTATATGAAAGAAAGCGGAGGACACATTGTGAATATCGCTTCAACTTCAGTGAAGCAGCCCATTCCAGGTCTGGTTCTGTCCAACACGTTCCGTACCGGCGTTTTTGGATTGGCGAAGACGTTATCCCAAGAGCTGGCTCCATACGGAATTTTGATCAACACGGTGGCGCCAGGACGTATTGCCACAGACCGCATTCGTGAGCTGGATGCAGCACGGGCAGAGCAGAACGGAGTCAGTGAGGATGAAGTCTCGGAACAGTTCCGCAAGGAGATTCCACTCGGCCGTTATGGTCAACCAGAGGAGTTTGCCAAAGCGGTGGTGTTCCTGTTATCTGGGGCCAATACGTACATTACCGGAACCTCATTGATCGTCGATGGTGGCATGGTCCGAGCCCTCTAA
- a CDS encoding GNAT family N-acetyltransferase: MLTSHTFTIRPSEIKDAAQLMELDTLVWDKYTSPAPMHWRSRQQYLQHCPPGSQLIAVQGERVCGYVGFQPATGMPVNRHVYEIHIAVHPHDRRCGIATALMDAIKQHAVEQGVRKLRLRVLSSNPGAITFYTQCGFVTEGRLVSEFYIGGKYVDDILMGYFIQTK, from the coding sequence ATGCTTACCAGCCATACATTTACGATTCGTCCATCCGAGATTAAAGATGCAGCCCAGCTAATGGAATTGGACACCCTGGTATGGGACAAATACACCTCTCCGGCACCGATGCATTGGCGTTCCAGGCAGCAATATCTGCAGCATTGCCCGCCAGGCAGCCAATTGATTGCGGTGCAGGGAGAGCGGGTATGTGGTTATGTGGGCTTTCAGCCAGCCACAGGAATGCCTGTTAATCGTCATGTCTACGAGATTCATATTGCAGTTCATCCTCATGATCGGCGTTGTGGCATTGCTACAGCTTTGATGGATGCCATCAAGCAGCATGCGGTTGAACAGGGCGTTCGCAAGCTCAGGCTGCGTGTGCTCTCCAGCAATCCGGGAGCGATTACGTTTTATACCCAGTGTGGATTTGTGACGGAAGGCAGGTTGGTGTCCGAGTTTTATATCGGAGGCAAGTATGTGGACGATATTCTTATGGGTTATTTTATCCAGACCAAATAG